A stretch of the Takifugu flavidus isolate HTHZ2018 chromosome 1, ASM371156v2, whole genome shotgun sequence genome encodes the following:
- the LOC130534961 gene encoding uncharacterized protein LOC130534961: protein MPSVDEFLRSPTWELLKTLKKEQLLKVAEHFDVECPRPSRKDTILSTLKANLVQQKVLPPVVGSSLEPHKQVSQVEGFGALTFEQQKELLVLQHQQAVEKEARAKEYAFELEKLKWKVQLREAELKQEQQSLERYRLDLIKDGKLSGPSEGSLSAQSTYFDVASNLRLVPKFSEEDLDTFFLLFERLAKARKWSDSEQTLLLQCVLTGKAQEAFSALSMADSENYNSVKIAVLKAYKLVPEAYRQKFRTSRKQHDKTYVEFVRELTTLFNRWRIASGVETFPQLCELILLEQFKFTLPERITTFLAEHKVKSASEAAVLADEYALTHKIRGNWSRRDMPSSTQKMDGLGLELEVDLPKSGGIHEKQYQGRTCNYCLGQGHWKRECPVLKSNSRFYQGVRPEKPVALAVSVRAAGKAGAIAAVKRHTNSMVVAPDLPVVSGLDESDFRSVDPGYCSYVSQGFVSLVGSGKRVRVNILRDSGALDSFILESVLPFSSDSDTGSCVKVRGMGPNVLTVPLHKLSLSSNLVQGEVSLGVCSELPIAGIHVILGNDLARTHVQGGALLIPEGVTRSDTVEPGSGKHTDSAVYPVGVVTRAQSRSGSETEGKDKLRNCSRFPLFDPLLSVTRSELIQEQEEDSSLQEVFHQVRSEGVKIAQAGGAELG, encoded by the exons ATGCCTTCAGTAGATGAGTTCTTGCGGAGTCCAACTTGGGAGTTATTAAAGACTCTCAAGAAAGAACAACTGTTaaaagttgcagagcattttgatgTGGAGTGCCCTAGGCCATCACGTAAAGACACGATATTGTCTACTTTAAAGGCAaacctggtgcagcagaaggttttGCCTCCAGTAGTGGGTAGTTCTCTGGAACCTCATAAACAGGTTTCTCAGGTTGAGGGGTTCGGAGCTTTAacttttgagcagcagaaggaactgctagtattacagcatcagcaggcagtggagaagGAGGCACGGGCTAAAGAGTACGCTTTTGAACTTGAGAAGCTAAAGTGGAAAGTTCAGTTACGTGAGGCTGAATTGAAGCAAGAGCAACAGAGTTTAGAGCGTTACCGTCTCGACCTGATCAAAGATGGTAAACTTTCTGGTCCCTCTGAAGGTAGCTTGTCGGCACAGAGTACTTATTTTGATGTCGCAAGTAACTTGAGACTGGTTCCAAAATTTTCTGAAGAAGATcttgatactttttttttgttgtttgaaaggctggccaaggcaaggaagtggtctgactctgAACAGACATTGCTGCTGCAATGTGTTCTGACTGGAAAAGCTCAAGAAGCCTTTTCTGCGTTAAGTATGGCTGACAGTGAAAACTATAACTCTGTGAAGATTGCAGTTTTAAAAGCTTACAAGTTGGTGCCAGAAGCATATCGACAAAAATTTAGAACTTCTAGAAAACAACATGATAAAACATATGTGGAGTTTGTTAGGGAGTTAACTACTCTCTTTAATCGTTGGCGAATTGCATCTGGAGTAGAGACCTTTCCACAATTGTGTGAACTTATTTTGTTAGAACAATTCAAATTTACTCTTCCAGAGCGTATAACTACATTTCTGGCGGAGCATAAGGTAAAGAGTGcatcagaggctgcagttttagcAGATGAATATGCCTTGACTCACAAGATCCGGGGAAACTGGAGTCGTAGAGACATGCCTTCCAGTACTCAGAAAATGGACGGTTTGGGTTTGGAATTGGAAGTTGATTTGCCCAAGAGTGGTGGTATTCATGAGAAGCAGTACCAGGGTAGAACTTGTAATTACTGTTTGGGACAAGGTCATTGGAAGAGGGAATGTCCAGTGTTGAAGTCGAACAGCAGGTTCTACCAGGGAGTCCGTCCTGAAAAACCTGTGGCTTTGGCTGTGTCAGTTCGTGCTGCTGGTAAGGCTGGGGCAATAGCTGCTGTGAAACGGCATACTAACTCCATGGTGGTTGCCCCTGACCTACCTGTGGTGTCAGGGTTAGACGAGTCTGACTTTAGGTCAGTCGACCCAGGGTATTGTTCCTATGTCTCCCAAGGTTTTGTGTCCTTGGTGGGAAGTGGGAAACGGGTACGTGTTAACATTTTAAGGGATTCGGGTGCTTTGGATTCGTTtattctggagtcagtgctgcCGTTTTCCTCGGACAGTGACACTGGCAGTTGTGTTAAAGTAAGGGGGATGGGTCcaaatgttttgactgttcctTTACATAAGTTATCTCTATCTTCAAATCTAGTGCAGGGTGAGGTTTCACTTGGGGTGTGTTCAGAGCTGCCTATAGCAGGAATACATGTGATCTTGGGAAATGACTTGGCCAGGACTCATGTGCAGGGTGGTGCACTGCTTATCCCTGAAGGGGTTACTAGGTCTGATACTGTGGAGCCCGGTAGTGGGAAGCATACAGACTCAGCAGTTTACCCAGTGGGGGTAGTCACTCGAGCTCAGAGCcgttctggttctgaaacagaGGGGAAAGACAAGCTGAGAAATTGTTCACGTTTTCCATTGTTTGACCCTTTGTTGTCTGTCACTCGCAGTGAGTTAAtacaggagcaggaagaggactcCTCCTTGCAGGAAGTGTTTCATCAGGTCCGATCAGAGG GGGTCAAAATTGCCCAGGCAGGAGGAGCGGAACTGGGTTAA